A genome region from Streptomyces sp. NBC_01296 includes the following:
- a CDS encoding DUF5949 family protein: protein MTSTQAEIDRSQLGTLSVLAWIGDPSEGHDIPYLLAYTLGDGPQGREAGEKAARGLLEEIGLPIGDVVMDGTRNPAAFPVQIVLADNQVALTLPGLNATCTAPDEWVAAANESGQAYFLFATRAWPEAVPGQPVEPKTLQEFAGDEAVLTGSAHCVLAVRRLQ, encoded by the coding sequence ATGACTTCAACTCAAGCCGAAATCGACCGGTCCCAGCTCGGCACCCTTTCCGTGCTCGCCTGGATCGGCGACCCCTCCGAGGGCCACGACATCCCGTACCTGCTCGCCTACACCCTCGGCGACGGTCCGCAGGGGCGGGAGGCCGGGGAGAAGGCCGCCCGCGGGCTGCTGGAGGAGATCGGCCTGCCCATCGGTGACGTGGTCATGGACGGCACCCGCAACCCGGCGGCCTTCCCGGTGCAGATCGTGCTGGCGGACAACCAGGTCGCGCTGACCCTGCCCGGGTTGAACGCGACCTGCACCGCCCCGGACGAGTGGGTCGCCGCGGCGAACGAGAGCGGCCAGGCCTACTTCCTGTTCGCCACGCGCGCCTGGCCCGAGGCCGTCCCGGGCCAGCCGGTCGAGCCGAAGACCCTCCAGGAGTTCGCCGGGGACGAGGCCGTGCTCACGGGCAGCGCCCACTGCGTGCTCGCGGTCCGGCGCCTGCAGTAG
- a CDS encoding cytochrome P450, with product MKVPVQRYADTGAAVAEYGELADPAFWQQPPAARLAAFARLRALESPVYVPEGKGRGHWALVRHADVQEASRLPKVFASAPGVTTPEPARWVRALFGDSMVNLDGADHAQLRKIVQRAFTPRLLAAAEQDIHAVAARIVDDVLADEPDEFVSAVASRLPLEVICNMMGIPERYRAEIADRVNHASENIGVERGLASRLRMPGRGLRALAKMQRMVAGIGRERRKHPTDDLISALVCADVDGQALNARQLGAFFSLLMVAGVETTRNAITHGLTLLTDHPEQRDLLLGDFETYADGAVDEMIRHSTPIIQFRRTVAAEHTLGGHLFRPGDKVVLYYASANRDEAVFPDPDAFDITRSPNPHLGFGGGGPHFCLGAHLARVEMKALFRELLTRPVGLRAVGLPDLAGSNFDNRVRSLRFAFERP from the coding sequence ATGAAGGTCCCGGTACAGCGGTACGCGGACACGGGCGCGGCGGTGGCGGAGTACGGGGAGCTCGCCGACCCGGCGTTCTGGCAGCAACCCCCGGCGGCCCGGCTCGCGGCGTTCGCCCGGCTGCGGGCGCTGGAGTCCCCGGTCTACGTGCCCGAGGGCAAGGGCCGCGGGCACTGGGCCCTCGTACGGCACGCGGACGTACAGGAGGCGAGCCGGCTCCCCAAGGTGTTCGCCAGCGCGCCCGGCGTGACCACGCCCGAGCCGGCCCGGTGGGTGCGGGCGCTGTTCGGGGACTCGATGGTCAACCTGGACGGCGCCGACCACGCACAGCTGCGCAAGATCGTGCAGCGGGCGTTCACACCGCGGCTGCTGGCGGCGGCCGAGCAGGACATCCACGCGGTGGCCGCCCGGATCGTGGACGACGTACTGGCGGACGAGCCCGACGAGTTCGTCTCGGCCGTGGCCTCGCGGCTGCCGCTCGAGGTCATCTGCAACATGATGGGCATCCCGGAGCGCTACCGCGCCGAGATCGCCGACCGCGTCAACCACGCCTCGGAGAACATCGGCGTCGAGCGGGGCCTGGCCTCGCGGCTGCGGATGCCCGGTCGCGGGCTGCGGGCCCTGGCCAAGATGCAGCGGATGGTCGCGGGCATCGGCCGGGAGCGGCGCAAGCACCCCACCGACGACCTGATCTCGGCGCTGGTCTGCGCCGATGTGGACGGGCAGGCGCTGAACGCCCGCCAGCTCGGCGCGTTCTTCTCGCTGCTGATGGTGGCCGGGGTGGAGACCACGCGCAACGCGATCACCCACGGGCTGACCCTGCTGACCGACCATCCAGAGCAACGGGACCTGCTGCTCGGGGACTTCGAGACGTACGCGGACGGCGCGGTGGACGAGATGATCCGGCACTCGACGCCGATCATCCAGTTCCGCCGGACGGTGGCCGCCGAACACACCCTGGGCGGGCACCTGTTCCGGCCCGGCGACAAGGTGGTGCTGTACTACGCGTCCGCCAACCGCGACGAGGCCGTCTTCCCCGACCCGGACGCCTTCGACATCACCCGCTCGCCCAATCCGCACCTGGGCTTCGGCGGCGGAGGCCCGCACTTCTGCCTGGGCGCGCACCTGGCCCGGGTGGAGATGAAGGCCCTGTTCCGCGAACTGCTGACCCGTCCGGTCGGACTGCGGGCGGTGGGGCTGCCGGACCTGGCGGGCTCGAACTTCGACAACCGCGTCCGCTCGCTCCGCTTCGCCTTCGAACGCCCGTAG
- a CDS encoding low temperature requirement protein A, translated as MTYVPMTSRSRHESHRASTPLELFFDLCFVVAVAQAGRQLVHALAEGHFGAGITGYLFVFFGVWWAWMNFTWFASAYDVDDVPYRIATLVQIAGVLIYSAGIPRAFNDNNWTICVLGYVVMRLALTLQWLRAAAGEQGPARRTALTYAIGLLVCQAGWVALLAAPEHSRRWLFLTLVMVELLIPAVAERSYQTQWHPHHIAERYGLFTIIVLGETIAASTVAVQSAIDEHEALGELLPIAAGGLLLVFAAWWIYFAVPAHDRLRGNREAIPWGYGHYVIFASAAAIGAGLEVAIEHAVGKAHISALSAHLAVCIPAALFLAFVWLLHSRHFKRGAAQQLVLPLTALAILACAWTGAQAVLWAGLVASASVAVGVTLAHRERSGA; from the coding sequence ATGACGTACGTACCGATGACCTCCCGCAGCCGGCACGAGAGCCACCGGGCCTCGACCCCGCTGGAGCTGTTCTTCGACCTCTGCTTCGTCGTCGCCGTGGCGCAGGCCGGCCGGCAGCTCGTCCACGCGCTCGCCGAGGGCCATTTCGGCGCCGGCATCACCGGCTACCTCTTCGTGTTCTTCGGGGTGTGGTGGGCCTGGATGAACTTCACGTGGTTCGCCTCTGCCTACGACGTCGACGACGTCCCGTACCGGATCGCGACCCTCGTGCAGATCGCCGGTGTGCTCATCTACTCGGCCGGGATCCCGCGCGCCTTCAACGACAACAATTGGACCATCTGCGTCCTCGGCTACGTGGTGATGCGGCTCGCGCTCACCCTGCAGTGGCTGCGCGCCGCCGCCGGGGAGCAGGGGCCGGCCCGGCGCACCGCGCTCACGTACGCGATCGGCCTGCTGGTCTGCCAGGCCGGCTGGGTGGCGCTGCTCGCCGCCCCCGAGCACTCCCGCAGGTGGCTGTTCCTGACCCTCGTGATGGTCGAGCTGCTGATTCCGGCCGTCGCCGAGCGCAGCTACCAGACCCAGTGGCATCCGCACCACATCGCCGAGCGGTACGGCCTGTTCACCATCATCGTGCTCGGCGAGACCATCGCCGCCAGCACGGTCGCGGTCCAGTCGGCGATCGACGAGCACGAGGCGCTGGGCGAGCTGCTGCCGATCGCCGCCGGCGGACTGCTGCTGGTCTTCGCGGCCTGGTGGATCTACTTCGCCGTTCCCGCGCACGACCGGCTGCGGGGCAATCGCGAGGCCATCCCGTGGGGGTACGGGCACTACGTGATCTTCGCCTCGGCCGCCGCCATCGGGGCCGGCCTCGAAGTGGCGATCGAGCACGCGGTCGGCAAGGCCCACATCTCGGCCCTGTCCGCCCATCTCGCGGTGTGCATCCCGGCAGCGCTCTTCCTGGCCTTCGTCTGGCTCCTGCACTCCCGCCACTTCAAGCGGGGCGCCGCCCAGCAGCTGGTGCTGCCGCTCACGGCGCTGGCCATCCTCGCCTGCGCGTGGACCGGCGCGCAGGCAGTGCTCTGGGCCGGGCTGGTCGCCTCGGCCTCCGTTGCGGTGGGCGTGACCTTGGCCCACCGGGAGCGTTCTGGTGCGTGA